The DNA sequence aGTCAGTTTGTTTCGATATGTTATATTTTAACTGAATATGCTTTGTCCACAGGTATTTCTATTATAGTTATACATGTTTACTGGATAAATTTAATTGCTTTTACAATTAACAGATTCTGAGCAAtctgaaaaaatgcattttgaaattatttaaataaaatcaaataaatgaattttaataaagtaatcTATGCCTTGATTTTTtctcatttcacttttttttttttttttttaagatatatcTGAGAAgtatgcatcacattaagttcATTAATCGGTTTGTTAAAATGCCATTCAATTACATAAAACTTAAATTTAGACCTAAATATTTTTTAGTGCACAGTTGTATATTAAATCTGGAATGGGAAAATCAAACCAATTTGCAAACAAAATGCTCAACTCAACCAACATGTTCAAAGTAATTGTTTAGACTCTTTTGTCTTACAGTacagttttttaatcattttcccTGAAAATGCTGTTTCTTTAAACTAACTTCCACAATTTTCTAGGTGCCAACGTAAACGTCAAACGCATTATTTTAGTGCCATCTTCTGGTCAATATAAATGCCTCACACTTCTAACCAATTGAACATTTGCGAACTACAGTTCCCACAATGCACCTCCGTCCTACTCCCTTAAATACGTCATACGTAACATGGCCGCTGTCATTAAAATGTCGCATTTGACTCTCCTGTAGGCTAGCTGTTGTGTTATATTTGCCTCCTCATCCCATATTTTCGTTTAAACCCTCTCGGATGAAAGCTCTACACAATGCCCAAGTATTACGAGGATAAAGAGGACGACGGCCGCGCCTGCGCTGGACTGAGAGAAGATTTCAAAGCCTGTCTCCTTCAGCATGACTGTGTAGCGAAGGTAACATCAAGTATTGCCTTCAGCCAGACAGATATATCATTCCTCTGATTAATTGATTGTTGTTGTCAGTGACAGTGAGAACAGCGAGTTTAACCAGAGCATATTTCTGATGCATGGTGTGCTACAAAAGCCGTTTGATCCATAtgccttaaaggtgctgtagggaacttttgtaaaaaaatatttttttacatatttgttaaacctgtcattatgtcctgacagtagaatatgagacagataatctgtgaaaaattatcccagtgtcctattgccatttgcagaaactccatcgctcccggtaaaaaataaccaatcagagctgcggtccgtaactttgtctgtgttcaaaatgtagaaaaatttatataataagcgagtacaccatgaatccattttccaaaccgtgtttttagcttgtcctgaatgactagtgtgcacctataataagtgtttatattcggactattttagattgcttcgggggtacagcggcggagtaacccagtacctttgtgattcttcatagacataaacagagagaagtagttccggctacgatgttctgaagttctgtttattaaccgctagagcgtcaaaagttccctaacGCAGCTCTAATGTCTAATAATGATGGTCTCTGTTTGTGTCTCAGGAGGGTAAGAAGCCCAGTGAGTGTCTGAAGGAAGGACATTGCAAAGGCTTGCATGTGGCTTTCTTTGAGTGCAAGAGATCCATGGTCAGTACTGTTTAATTATgcacaatttcttataaaaaaataataaaatttattagATTCTGATTAATGTACTGTTGAGACAAGGAAAACAACCTCTCAGCTAAAAGAAGTAAACCTGTCAGTTAAAAATAAAGACGTAAATTTACAAGAGTCCAAAATCATATATAATTCAGATATATAATGAGTTGTGTACAAACATTAAAAAGGTTTTTGTATGCGAGCATTTAAAATGTGATCAACTTAACATTATATGTTTCTCTCATTCAATGTTCAAATTATAAAATTTTGAATGGTGATGGTCATAAATCTTAAAACTATTAATCTTTTCTTCAGGTAACTTTTATTTGAagttacattttctttattattatggtttaaGGTGGTTTTTATGGTAACTTTGGACCTGTGTGCCACTGCCTTCAGTCTAATTTagtctaatttaattcagttttgtg is a window from the Carassius gibelio isolate Cgi1373 ecotype wild population from Czech Republic chromosome A9, carGib1.2-hapl.c, whole genome shotgun sequence genome containing:
- the LOC128019423 gene encoding cytochrome c oxidase assembly factor 5; translated protein: MPKYYEDKEDDGRACAGLREDFKACLLQHDCVAKEGKKPSECLKEGHCKGLHVAFFECKRSMLDTRSRFRGRKGY